The Euphorbia lathyris chromosome 8, ddEupLath1.1, whole genome shotgun sequence genome has a window encoding:
- the LOC136204084 gene encoding non-functional pseudokinase ZED1-like yields MTSCWRTNKPDTKEQNESTALSNGRILLEKQIAFCNGKSNPLRIFSANELEKATDNYNPNKIITRDSGYNLYRGLLQEERPVSIKKFKENFEQYEYCFNDILFASKMSVHKNFLKLLGCCLETQVPVLVFESVEYGTLADRIYGPEITLYQPLLWVNRLKIAMEIANAVAYLHSAFEKPIVFRNIKPLNIFLDECSIAKLSDFSIAVSIPEGESHVNDPVAGAWGLIAPEYAATERFNERQDVYNFGVFLLILLTGKMAIDHSRTDPGLVDHVKEHIEGNKFDEILDSRIVGKDDQLQGFMEVSLKCISEAEENRPVMIEVAKELRKIYKSAISI; encoded by the coding sequence ATGACTTCATGCTGGAGAACCAACAAACCGGACACGAAAGAACAAAACGAATCAACAGCTCTATCGAACGGAAGAATTTTACTAGAGAAGCAGATCGCCTTCTGCAACGGTAAAAGCAATCCTCTGAGGATCTTTTCTGCAAACGAGCTCGAAAAAGCAACAGACAACTATAACCCGAATAAGATCATAACTCGTGACTCGGGTTATAACCTCTACAGAGGCCTTCTCCAGGAGGAAAGACCTGTTTCTATCAAGAAGTTCAAGGAAAATTTCGAACAATACGAATATTGTTTCAACGACATTCTCTTCGCTTCCAAAATGAGTGTCCACAAGAATTTTCTGAAGCTATTAGGCTGCTGCTTGGAGACACAAGTTCCGGTTCTAGTTTTCGAATCAGTTGAATACGGAACTCTTGCTGACCGTATTTACGGCCCGGAGATAACCCTTTATCAGCCATTACTTTGGGTAAACAGATTGAAGATTGCAATGGAGATTGCTAATGCAGTTGCTTATCTGCATTCGGCCTTCGAAAAGCCTATTGTTTTCAGGAACATCAAGCCTTTAAACATCTTCCTAGACGAATGTTCGATTGCAAAACTATCAGATTTCTCGATCGCTGTCTCGATCCCCGAGGGGGAATCACACGTAAATGATCCCGTGGCAGGGGCTTGGGGACTCATTGCGCCGGAATATGCTGCTACGGAGCGTTTCAATGAAAGGCAAGATGTTTATAACTTTGGTGTGTTTTTGCTTATTCTTTTGACAGGTAAAATGGCAATTGATCATTCTCGTACGGACCCGGGTTTAGTTGATCATGTTAAGGAACATATTGAAGGTAATAAGTTTGATGAGATTTTGGATTCCAGAATTGTGGGAAAAGATGATCAGCTGCAGGGTTTTATGGAAGTTTCACTGAAATGCATATCTGAAGCAGAAGAAAATAGGCCTGTGATGATTGAAGTAGCAAAAGAACTTAGGAAAATTTATAAGTCTGCAATTTCCATTTGA
- the LOC136202896 gene encoding phosphoethanolamine N-methyltransferase 1-like — protein MATRGEAIPEPADWSKPQLKNGTGSIYKVEEREIQKNYWIEHSADLTVEAMMLDSKASDLDKEERPEVLSLLPPYEGKSVLEFGAGIGRFTGELAQKAGQLIAVDFIDSVIKKNEKINGHHKNVKFMCADVTSQDLNFSEGSMDLIFSNWLLMYLSDYEVENLAERMVKWLKVGGYIFFRESCFHQSGDSKRKYNPTHYREPRFYTKIFKESHSTDGSGNSYELSLVGCKCIGAYVRSKKNQNQICWLWKKVSSQDDKGFQRFLDTVQYKSNGILRYERVFGQGFVSTGGLETTKEFVEKLDLKPGQKVLDVGCGIGGGDFYMAENFDVEVVGIDLSVNMISFALERAIGLKCATEFEVADCTTKTYPDNTFDVIYSRDTILHIQDKPALFRSFYKWLKPGGKVLISDYCKSAGTPTSEFAEYIKQRGYDLHDVKAYGQMLRDAGFDDVVAEDRTDQFLKVLQRELNDIEKDKEEFISDFSEEDYNDIVDGWKSKLIRSSSGEQCWGLFIAKKK, from the exons ATGGCTACTAGAG GTGAAGCAATTCCAGAGCCAGCAGATTGGAGTAAGCCACAGCTCAAAAATGGCACAGGCTCCATTTACAAAG TTGAAGAACGTGAGATTCAAAAGAATTACTGGATCGAACACTCAGCTGATTTGACAGTGGAGGCAATGATGCTTGACTCAAAAGCATCTGATCTAGACAAAGAAGAACGTCCCGAG GTGCTTTCTCTTCTTCCACCGTACGAAGGGAAATCAGTTTTGGAATTTGGAGCTGGTATTGGCCGTTTTACTGGCGAACTAGCACAGAAGGCTGGTCAGCTTATTGCTGTTGATTTCATTGACAGTGTGATAAAGAAG AATGAAAAAATCAATGGACACCACAAGAATGTCAAATTTATGTGCGCTGATGTCACGTCTCAAGACTTGAACTTTTCAGAGGGATCAATGGATTTAATCTTCTCAAATTGGCTTCTCATGTATCTCTCAGATTACGAG GTAGAGAATCTAGCCGAGAGGATGGTCAAATGGTTGAAGGTTGGTGGGTATATTTTCTTCAGAGAGTCTTGTTTCCATCAATCCGGAGATAGTAAGAGAAAGTACAATCCAACTCACTACCGTGAGCCGAGATTTTACACAAAG ATCTTCAAAGAGTCTCACAGCACTGATGGTTCTGGCAATTCTTATGAACTATCTCTTGTTGGTTGCAAGTGTATTGGAGCTTATGTGAGAAGCAAGAAGAACCAAAACCAG ATTTGTTGGTTATGGAAGAAAGTCAGTTCACAAGACGATAAGGGGTTTCAACGCTTCCTGGATACTGTTCAGTATAAGAGTAATGGAATCTTGCGATATGAGCGTGTCTTTGGACAAGGTTTCGTGAGCACTGGAGGATTAG AAACAACAAAAGAATTTGTGGAAAAGCTGGATCTTAAGCCTGGCCAGAAAGTTCTGGATGTTGGATGTGGTATAGGCGGAGGTGACTTTTACATGGCTGAGAACTTTGATGTGGAAGTTGTCGGCATTGATCTCTCCGTCAATATGATTTCTTTTGCTCTGGAACGTGCCATTGGACTCAAATGTGCAACTGAATTTGAAGTTGCAGATTGTACAACAAAGACATATCCTGATAATACATTTGATGTTATCTACAGCCGTGATACCATTCTGCACATTCAA GACAAACCTGCATTGTTTAGGTCATTTTACAAGTGGTTAAAGCCTGGAGGCAAAGTTCTTATTAGTGATTACTGCAAGAGTGCTGGAACTCCAACCTCTGAATTCGCCGAGTATATTAAGCAGAGAGGTTATGATCTTCATGATGTTAAAGCATATGGCCAG ATGCTTAGGGATGCTGGTTTCGATGATGTCGTGGCAGAAGATCGAACTGATCAG TTCCTGAAAGTTCTGCAACGCGAACTAAACGACATTGAGAAGGACAAAGAAGAGTTCATTTCCGACTTTTCTGAA GAAGACTACAACGATATAGTTGACGGATGGAAGTCAAAGTTGATAAGGAGTTCCTCGGGCGAGCAATGTTGGGGTCTGTTCATTGCAAAGAAGAAGTGA
- the LOC136203397 gene encoding uncharacterized protein, which yields MDLKEIALLKEIEISQPTPQKRGRKPKIAAKQSTSKSDPPRTRSKDAQHWTKQEALVLVDVISVIEADCLKNVSSFQKWKIIAEHCTELDLRRTVNQCRMKWKSLVTEYYQIKHWDSRSENGSFWNLNYEKRKELQLPENFDEALFQAIGDYVRAQVKDVDTDSDTDVETEAEAEAQADLLGPIAESGSKRRKPCSSSEGTVLEERPRNICDLEQPCELQDEVGPQKSWEEVDPQMWIVKYNQEETRERHPQESCRKENLEITNVQDEPQKSPEKTVHPQESCRKENIEIINVEDEPQKSPEKIVHPQESCRKENLEIINAEDDPQKSPKKIVRAQKKKIMGQLGEEEMAAFQNLSQNAETILAVVQGNLPGTAEHGATNPKSVPDSETDFARQQGDSLITCLGNIVSILNKFPYLIHEP from the exons ATGGATCTAAAGGAAATTGCATTATTGAAGGAGATTGAGATCTCGCAACCTACACCACAGAAGAGAGGACGCAAGCCTAAGATCGCAGCAAAGCAGAGTACCTCGAAATCTGATCCGCCGCGTACAAGATCGAAGGATGCTCAGCACTGGACTAAACAGGAAGCGCTGGTTCTTGTGGACGTGATTTCGGTAATTGAAGCGGATTGTTTGAAAAATGTGTCTTCCTTTCAGAAATGGAAAATCATTGCCGAACACTGTACTGAATTAGACCTACGGCGCACTGTGAACCAGTGCCGGATGAAGTGGAAGTCTCTGGTCACTGAATACTACCAGATAAAACATTGGGATTCCAGATCCGAGAATGGTTCTTTTTGGAATTTGAATTATGAAAAGAGGAAAGAACTCCAACTTCCCGAGAATTTTGACGAGGCCCTCTTTCAAGCCATCGGCGATTATGTAAGGGCCCAGGTGAAAGATGTAGATACTGATTCGGATACTGATGTTGAAACTGAAGCTGAAGCTGAAGCTCAAGCTGACCTTCTTGGTCCCATTGCAGAATCag GGTCCAAAAGACGTAAGCCGTGTTCAAGCTCTGAGGGAACCGTGCTAGAAGAAAGACCTCGGAACATCTGTGATTTGGAACAGCCTTGTGAACTCCAGGATGAAGTGGGACCTCAAAAAAGCTGGGAGGAAGTAGATCCTCAGATGTGGATTGTAAAATACAATCAGGAAGAAACTCGAGAACGTCATCCTCAGGAGTCATGTAGAAAAGAAAACCTTGAAATAACCAATGTTCAAGATGAGCCTCAAAAGAGCCCCGAAAAGACCGTTCATCCTCAGGAGTCATGTAGAAAAgaaaacattgaaataatcaaTGTTGAAGATGAACCTCAAAAGAGCCCCGAAAAGATCGTTCATCCTCAGGAGTCATGTAGAAAAGAAAACCTTGAAATAATCAATGCTGAAGATGACCCTCAAAAGAGCCCCAAAAAGATTGTTCGCGCCCAAAAGAAGAAGATAATGGGACAATTAGGAGAAGAAGAAATGGCGGCCTTTCAGAATCTGTCTCAGAATGCGGAAACAATCCTTGCTGTAGTTCAAGGCAATCTTCCTGGCACAGCAGAACATGGAGCGACTAACCCGAAAAGCGTTCCGGATTCCGAAACTGATTTTGCAAGACAGCAAGGGGACTCACTAATTACTTGCCTTGGAAATATAGTGAGCATTCTTAACAAATTTCCTTACCTAATCCATGAACCTTGA